In Streptomyces dangxiongensis, one DNA window encodes the following:
- a CDS encoding lantibiotic dehydratase, with the protein MSWLRAVWADKDITEALQHSSPVLAAQVRALCTAEHPALRDVQRAALSVARYLLRAQHRATPFGLFAGVATAAFGPQARADWGEEHVAVGRAGAEWLAALVARLESCPDLLERLPVVINNTVTYRGDRLIVPFQPDVKDDRTRAVEASLALTGPVRAVLAATRAPIRFGTLADKLQAEFPEAGPEKARQLLAELIRRRVLITGLHAPSTETDALGYLVGQLDAIDAGSLAPVAETVRELHAIRAGLEECATYGGRDSVAARMRDLIPGLRRHPVALDLRLDARIVLPEAVAREIERAALVLTRLSIRPYGTAAWNDYHQRFYERYGIGTMVPLAEVVADSGTGYPDGYPGAPADARRPRVSARDDALVRLAQAAALDGRDEVILTDEQIEALDVGPDEPRLPPHLEIGVRVHAVNLEELQRGRFRLEAVSVSRGAGVSTGRFLSVLAPADRDAPVAELADLPAADGNTVPAQLSFPPLLPESAHVTRAPQVLPTVISLQEHRVPQDTVLTPEDLAVGCDGRRMYLAVPERGQRVEVVGMHALNLRTHTPPLVRFLTELSRAQCAQVTVFDWGAAAAMPFLPRLRYGRTVLAPARWRLEASELPGHARPRTEWDAVLGDWRARRRLPRRVHLVEDDRRLFLDLDEAGHRALLRRHLDHSRLAVLVEAPEPEAYGWCGGRAHEVVVPLKATRPPTWPPLSAPSRARALSADQIQTPASSSVLLAALYGDPRRQDMLLSQHLPGLLEQLGNPPWWFIRFRDPDQHLRVRIALPDPEAFADTARTVSAWADELRCVGLLADLRYPTSYREMGRWGSGTAWEAAEEVFRADSRSILAQLTQPQRPGQRTLVAAHTVAITSAFLGSTAAGMRWLIDHIPPTAPAPVPRPQFTDAARLADPSDDWVTLRSVPGGDAIVSAWADRDTTLAAYRPHLPGPDTQGIAVDDVLTSLLHVHFVRHVAVNFPEEEVCLYLARAAALAWTARTRGRAS; encoded by the coding sequence GTGTCGTGGCTACGCGCGGTCTGGGCGGACAAGGACATCACCGAGGCCCTTCAGCACTCCAGCCCGGTCCTGGCCGCGCAGGTACGGGCCCTGTGCACGGCCGAGCACCCAGCCCTCCGGGATGTGCAGCGCGCGGCGCTGTCCGTGGCCCGCTACCTGCTGCGGGCCCAGCACCGGGCGACACCCTTCGGCCTGTTCGCCGGCGTGGCCACCGCGGCGTTCGGCCCGCAGGCGCGGGCCGACTGGGGCGAGGAGCACGTGGCCGTCGGCCGGGCAGGGGCGGAGTGGTTGGCGGCCCTGGTCGCACGGCTGGAGTCATGCCCGGACCTCCTCGAACGGCTGCCCGTCGTCATCAACAACACCGTGACGTACCGGGGAGACCGGCTCATCGTGCCGTTCCAGCCCGACGTTAAGGACGACCGGACTCGCGCGGTCGAAGCGTCTTTGGCCCTGACTGGACCGGTGCGCGCAGTCCTGGCCGCGACCCGGGCGCCGATTCGGTTCGGCACCCTCGCGGACAAGCTCCAGGCGGAGTTCCCCGAGGCCGGTCCCGAGAAGGCGCGTCAACTGCTGGCGGAGCTGATCCGGCGGCGGGTACTGATCACGGGCCTGCACGCTCCGAGCACCGAGACCGATGCCCTCGGGTATCTGGTGGGCCAACTCGACGCGATCGACGCCGGCAGCCTCGCCCCGGTCGCCGAGACCGTACGCGAACTCCACGCCATCCGGGCGGGCCTGGAGGAGTGCGCCACGTACGGCGGCCGGGACAGCGTCGCGGCGCGGATGCGAGACCTCATCCCTGGCCTGCGTCGCCACCCCGTCGCGCTCGACCTCCGCCTGGATGCGCGGATCGTTCTGCCGGAAGCGGTCGCCCGAGAGATCGAGCGCGCCGCTCTCGTCCTGACCCGATTGAGCATCCGCCCGTACGGGACCGCCGCGTGGAACGACTACCACCAGCGGTTCTACGAGCGCTACGGCATCGGCACGATGGTGCCGCTCGCAGAGGTCGTCGCGGACAGCGGCACCGGCTATCCCGACGGCTACCCAGGCGCTCCGGCCGACGCACGCAGACCCCGCGTCTCCGCTCGGGATGACGCCCTCGTACGACTGGCTCAGGCCGCCGCGCTCGACGGCCGTGACGAAGTGATCCTCACGGACGAACAGATTGAGGCGCTGGACGTGGGTCCCGACGAGCCTCGGCTGCCCCCGCACTTGGAGATCGGGGTGCGGGTGCACGCGGTCAACCTGGAGGAGTTGCAGCGTGGGCGGTTCCGGCTGGAGGCCGTGAGCGTGTCCCGTGGCGCCGGTGTCTCCACGGGCCGGTTCCTCAGCGTGCTGGCCCCCGCCGACCGGGATGCCCCGGTCGCAGAGCTTGCCGACCTCCCGGCCGCAGATGGCAACACCGTGCCCGCGCAGCTCTCTTTCCCGCCTCTGCTCCCCGAGAGCGCCCACGTCACTCGCGCCCCACAGGTCCTGCCCACTGTGATCAGCCTTCAGGAGCACCGCGTCCCGCAGGACACCGTCCTCACCCCGGAGGACTTGGCTGTGGGGTGCGACGGCCGCCGCATGTACCTCGCCGTCCCTGAGCGAGGCCAGCGCGTGGAGGTCGTTGGAATGCACGCGCTGAACCTGCGCACCCACACCCCGCCGCTGGTGCGGTTCCTCACCGAACTGTCCCGCGCCCAGTGCGCGCAGGTCACCGTCTTCGACTGGGGCGCCGCCGCGGCGATGCCGTTTCTTCCACGTCTGCGGTACGGGCGGACAGTACTGGCACCGGCACGCTGGAGGCTGGAAGCGTCCGAACTGCCCGGCCATGCCCGCCCTCGGACCGAGTGGGACGCCGTGCTCGGCGACTGGCGTGCCCGGCGGAGGCTGCCGCGCCGCGTCCATCTCGTTGAGGACGATCGACGTCTCTTCCTTGACCTCGACGAGGCCGGCCACCGTGCTCTCCTGCGCAGACACCTCGACCATTCGCGCCTGGCCGTGCTAGTCGAGGCCCCGGAACCAGAGGCGTACGGCTGGTGCGGCGGGCGAGCCCACGAGGTCGTAGTTCCGCTCAAGGCAACCCGACCGCCGACGTGGCCGCCACTGTCCGCCCCCAGCCGGGCCCGTGCCCTGTCAGCGGACCAGATACAGACACCTGCCTCTTCCTCAGTTCTTCTGGCCGCCCTGTACGGCGACCCCCGCCGCCAAGACATGCTGCTCTCACAGCACTTGCCCGGCCTCCTCGAACAACTCGGCAACCCGCCGTGGTGGTTCATCCGCTTCCGCGACCCGGACCAGCACCTCCGTGTACGCATCGCCCTCCCCGACCCGGAAGCCTTCGCCGACACGGCCCGAACGGTGAGTGCCTGGGCCGATGAGCTGCGGTGCGTCGGCTTACTGGCCGATCTCCGCTACCCCACCTCTTACCGCGAGATGGGCCGCTGGGGCTCCGGCACCGCATGGGAGGCGGCCGAGGAGGTCTTCCGGGCCGACTCGCGCAGCATCCTGGCCCAACTCACGCAGCCACAACGTCCCGGACAGCGCACGCTGGTAGCGGCCCACACGGTCGCCATTACCTCCGCGTTCCTCGGCAGCACCGCAGCCGGGATGCGGTGGCTGATCGACCACATCCCTCCGACAGCCCCCGCTCCCGTTCCACGCCCGCAATTCACCGACGCCGCACGGCTCGCCGACCCGAGCGACGACTGGGTGACGCTGCGCTCTGTCCCGGGCGGGGACGCCATCGTGTCGGCATGGGCTGACCGGGATACGACGCTCGCCGCGTACCGGCCGCACCTGCCCGGCCCGGACACCCAGGGCATCGCCGTCGACGACGTCCTGACCTCCCTGCTGCACGTCCATTTCGTGCGCCACGTCGCCGTGAACTTTCCGGAGGAGGAGGTGTGCCTCTACCTGGCGCGTGCCGCCGCCCTGGCTTGGACCGCCCGCACCAGGGGGAGGGCTTCGTGA
- a CDS encoding lanthionine synthetase C family protein: MTARPALGLVDAIADRLADPDTVPLGSRTLSSDRQHLAYGPPGIALLHIERAASGLGPWHRAHAWLAAACRQPLTSGPDSHPFYGAPAFAHALTCAADHLPGSYQRALNAMDGQIAVNVGRRLDAAHRRIDAGRLPQLAEFDAIRGLTGYGAYLLRRNPGSSTMRAVLDYCVRLTEPITHHGETLPGWWTETGPSGSPDDRFPGGHANTGMAHGIGGVLALLALAARNGSVTDGHHAALHTILTWLDRWKQRADGGPVWPYWATQDELRRGRLAPSAPRRPSWCYGTAGLARAQQLAALALGDTSRQIDSENALVAALTDPEQVKATTDNGLCHGFAGLAHAAARTADDAHPSTAGKLRAAIPALLAAVTPPDTDPELTATALIQDQEGGPGLLDGAAGIALALLAPSTAAPPRSAWDACLLIA, from the coding sequence GTGACCGCCCGCCCCGCGCTCGGCCTGGTCGACGCCATCGCCGACCGGCTCGCCGATCCCGACACCGTGCCCCTCGGCTCCAGGACGCTGTCCTCGGACCGGCAGCACCTTGCTTACGGCCCGCCCGGAATCGCGCTCCTTCACATCGAGCGGGCCGCGAGCGGCCTCGGCCCGTGGCACCGCGCCCACGCCTGGCTCGCCGCCGCCTGTCGGCAGCCGCTCACCAGCGGCCCGGACAGCCACCCGTTCTACGGGGCGCCCGCCTTCGCCCACGCCCTGACCTGTGCCGCCGACCACCTTCCCGGCTCCTACCAGCGCGCCCTCAATGCGATGGACGGACAGATCGCCGTCAACGTCGGGCGCCGTCTCGATGCCGCGCACCGCCGCATCGACGCCGGACGCCTGCCGCAGCTCGCCGAGTTCGACGCCATCCGGGGCCTCACCGGATACGGCGCCTACCTACTGCGCCGAAACCCCGGCAGCTCCACGATGCGCGCCGTTCTCGACTACTGCGTGCGCCTCACCGAACCGATCACCCACCATGGCGAGACCCTGCCGGGCTGGTGGACGGAGACCGGGCCCTCCGGCAGCCCGGACGACCGATTCCCCGGCGGACACGCCAACACCGGCATGGCGCACGGCATCGGCGGTGTGCTCGCGCTCTTGGCCCTCGCCGCTCGGAACGGCTCCGTGACCGACGGGCACCACGCGGCACTGCACACCATCCTGACCTGGCTGGACCGCTGGAAGCAGAGAGCTGACGGCGGACCGGTCTGGCCGTACTGGGCCACTCAGGACGAGCTGCGCAGAGGGCGTCTCGCCCCGTCAGCGCCCCGGCGACCGTCCTGGTGCTACGGCACCGCCGGCCTCGCCCGCGCCCAGCAACTTGCCGCGCTCGCCCTCGGCGATACCAGCCGCCAGATCGACTCGGAGAACGCGCTCGTGGCCGCCCTCACCGACCCCGAGCAGGTGAAGGCCACGACGGACAACGGCCTCTGCCACGGGTTCGCCGGCCTCGCCCACGCCGCCGCACGTACGGCAGACGACGCCCACCCCTCGACCGCGGGGAAACTCCGCGCCGCGATCCCGGCCCTCCTGGCTGCAGTCACCCCACCGGACACCGACCCCGAACTCACGGCCACAGCGCTCATCCAGGACCAGGAAGGCGGCCCCGGCCTCCTCGACGGCGCCGCCGGCATAGCCCTGGCCCTCCTTGCGCCCAGCACCGCCGCACCACCCCGGTCCGCCTGGGACGCATGCCTCCTCATCGCTTGA
- the fxlM gene encoding methyltransferase, FxLD system has protein sequence MPPDRWQQHNITFVDREMARRTIAERLGPALIEAEADGQLTGWWFMNKQPWPLRYLADKPSSAIESLLSDLIGDGVATLCLPCVYEPETDAFGGPEAMEAAHELFHSDSRHLLTYQPSPMHLGRRETAVLLASAMMRGAGLDWFEQGDVWAKVAALRPVTNPPHLERAAELISPMQKLMTADALSLCRRNGPLHRYDEWVTAFVRAGATLADLAARGALTRGLRAVIAHHVIFHANRAGLLRHDQSALSHIAREVVMGTSDHTESPTEATADIDSVSAVNTDTTTTPTADAERLRNALVDQLRTDGHARTPAVETALRTVPRHVFVPDASLEDAYANAPVHIKYDTDGTSISCASQPGVVALMLDQLEAQPGERILELGAGTGYNAGLLAHLVGESGHVTTLDVDDDLVEGARVHLAAAGITNVEAVTRDGALGYAEAAPYDRIIATVGAHGVAHAWLQQLAPGGRLLVPQRLKGTVSRSIAYEQRDGRWVSLGSEMNTFMPLRRGIADDDRRVIPLSTDGAVRLQAPAGLNIDADALAGVLDQPHTEEWTGMTVRAMESPEWMELFVTCSLPSGLIRMLFPQSAKGTLLTEDPYPSSTAVVDKGAVTYLARRLSKEKTHDGDRLWEFGVIGHGPGSDELVARVADAIRTWDRDYRDREATFEIQPLDAPEIEQRPGLFALDTPLNRIVVDWR, from the coding sequence ATGCCTCCCGACCGCTGGCAGCAGCACAACATCACCTTCGTCGACCGCGAGATGGCACGGCGCACCATCGCCGAACGCCTCGGTCCCGCCCTGATCGAGGCCGAGGCCGACGGGCAGCTCACCGGCTGGTGGTTCATGAACAAGCAGCCCTGGCCGCTGCGTTACCTTGCCGACAAGCCCTCATCAGCCATCGAGTCGCTCCTGAGCGATCTCATCGGCGACGGCGTGGCCACGTTGTGCCTGCCCTGCGTCTACGAGCCCGAGACCGACGCATTCGGTGGGCCCGAGGCCATGGAGGCGGCCCACGAACTCTTCCACAGCGACTCCCGCCACCTGCTCACCTACCAGCCGAGCCCGATGCACTTGGGACGCCGGGAGACTGCGGTCCTGCTCGCGAGCGCCATGATGCGCGGCGCCGGACTCGACTGGTTCGAACAGGGCGACGTATGGGCGAAGGTCGCAGCTCTTCGACCGGTCACCAATCCACCACACCTTGAACGAGCCGCCGAACTGATCTCGCCCATGCAGAAGTTGATGACCGCGGATGCCCTCAGCCTCTGCCGCCGGAACGGTCCACTGCACAGGTATGACGAGTGGGTCACCGCCTTCGTACGGGCCGGAGCCACGCTCGCCGACCTCGCAGCCCGCGGCGCCCTCACCCGCGGCCTGCGCGCCGTCATCGCCCACCACGTGATCTTCCACGCCAACCGCGCCGGTCTCCTCCGGCACGACCAGAGCGCCCTGTCCCACATCGCACGAGAGGTAGTCATGGGAACGAGTGACCACACCGAGTCGCCCACCGAGGCAACGGCCGACATCGATAGCGTCAGCGCGGTGAACACCGACACGACCACCACCCCCACGGCGGACGCTGAGCGTCTCCGCAACGCCCTGGTCGACCAGCTCCGTACGGACGGACACGCCCGCACGCCCGCCGTCGAGACCGCGTTGCGGACCGTGCCCCGACATGTGTTCGTGCCCGACGCGTCACTCGAAGACGCCTACGCCAACGCACCCGTGCACATCAAGTACGACACCGACGGCACCTCCATCTCCTGCGCCTCCCAGCCAGGCGTCGTCGCCCTCATGCTGGACCAGCTCGAAGCTCAGCCCGGCGAGCGCATCCTCGAACTCGGCGCCGGCACCGGCTACAACGCCGGTCTCCTCGCCCACCTGGTCGGCGAGAGCGGACACGTGACCACCCTCGACGTCGACGACGACCTCGTGGAGGGTGCCCGCGTGCACCTTGCCGCCGCCGGGATCACCAACGTCGAGGCCGTGACCCGCGACGGGGCACTCGGCTACGCCGAAGCAGCGCCGTACGACCGGATCATCGCCACTGTCGGCGCGCACGGCGTAGCGCACGCCTGGCTGCAGCAGCTCGCACCCGGCGGTCGGCTCCTCGTCCCCCAGCGCCTCAAGGGCACAGTCTCCCGCTCCATCGCCTACGAGCAGCGCGACGGCCGGTGGGTGTCCCTCGGCAGCGAGATGAACACCTTCATGCCGCTTCGGCGGGGCATCGCCGACGACGACCGCCGAGTGATCCCTCTCAGCACGGACGGCGCCGTACGACTCCAGGCCCCCGCCGGGCTCAACATCGACGCCGACGCCCTCGCAGGTGTACTTGACCAGCCGCACACCGAGGAGTGGACCGGTATGACGGTCCGTGCCATGGAGTCACCGGAGTGGATGGAACTGTTCGTCACCTGCTCCCTGCCCTCTGGTCTGATCCGGATGCTGTTTCCCCAGAGCGCCAAGGGCACTCTGCTCACCGAGGACCCCTACCCCTCGTCGACCGCGGTCGTCGACAAGGGTGCCGTCACCTACCTTGCCCGGCGCCTGTCGAAGGAGAAGACTCACGACGGCGACAGGCTCTGGGAGTTCGGCGTCATCGGCCACGGCCCCGGCAGTGACGAACTGGTCGCGAGGGTCGCCGACGCCATCCGCACCTGGGATCGCGACTACCGCGACCGTGAGGCCACGTTCGAGATCCAGCCCCTTGACGCCCCCGAGATCGAGCAGCGCCCCGGTCTCTTCGCCCTCGATACCCCGCTGAACCGCATCGTCGTCGACTGGCGATGA
- a CDS encoding relaxase/mobilization nuclease domain-containing protein, whose protein sequence is MIAAIKPAGSNTRGLLAYLYGPGDHDEHLDPHIVAGFAMLGLPDLGRDENATLTELARYLDEPVRLRNGEFGKQVTDHVWHCPVRAAPEDRYLSDAEWGEIAQRIVEAAGIAPTGDDLGCRWIAVRHADDHIHILATTVREDGRRPKLHGSGVRVGDECREIEKDYGLRQLKKGDGTGSRRPTQAEMHKAERLGWDQPSAEWLQDRIRAAIPHVTSAEEFIAYLQASGVEVQVRRGPSGDLLGYAAGRPGDVNEAGEQIYHPGSKIAPDLSLPKIKARLESSRPEEHPTARRKHPSTPWHQAADALDMLHTDLADDTHAQAHITALGELLEATAQKVPAPLRAELQAASKAFARAQRSQVRAEDRAALALRGAARDIVHTATGPDGSALAALVAALVWATIVAARWHEAKHHAHQADAARQAVQHLQTAADLALAPTLAELTARPPRDEASRILAGDVRAAVPDHAERILTDPAWPALATVLADAEARGHQPHQLLREAAAQRELTTALQPARVLITRIQHTGRNPAPNRRAEAARRRSTLAASVRVRQSHDGQFPSAATTPTEQQRRQRR, encoded by the coding sequence GTGATCGCCGCCATCAAACCGGCCGGGTCCAACACCCGCGGCCTCCTCGCCTACCTCTACGGCCCCGGCGACCACGACGAACACCTCGACCCGCACATCGTGGCCGGGTTCGCGATGCTCGGCTTGCCCGACCTCGGCCGCGACGAGAACGCCACCCTCACCGAACTCGCCCGCTACCTCGACGAGCCCGTGCGGCTGCGCAACGGCGAGTTCGGCAAACAGGTCACCGACCACGTGTGGCACTGCCCGGTCCGTGCCGCCCCCGAGGACCGTTACCTCTCCGACGCCGAGTGGGGCGAGATCGCCCAGCGCATCGTTGAAGCGGCCGGTATCGCGCCGACCGGTGATGATCTGGGCTGCCGCTGGATCGCCGTACGGCACGCGGATGACCACATTCACATCCTCGCCACCACCGTCCGCGAAGACGGCCGCCGTCCCAAACTCCACGGCAGCGGCGTGCGCGTCGGTGACGAGTGCCGCGAGATCGAGAAGGACTACGGGCTACGGCAGTTGAAGAAGGGGGACGGAACCGGAAGCCGTCGCCCGACTCAGGCCGAGATGCACAAGGCCGAACGCCTCGGCTGGGACCAGCCCAGCGCCGAGTGGCTCCAGGACCGCATCCGTGCCGCCATCCCCCATGTGACCAGCGCCGAGGAATTCATCGCCTACCTGCAAGCCAGCGGCGTCGAGGTCCAGGTCAGGCGCGGCCCGTCAGGCGACCTCCTCGGATATGCCGCCGGCCGACCCGGCGACGTCAACGAGGCTGGCGAGCAGATCTACCACCCCGGAAGCAAGATCGCCCCCGACCTCTCTCTGCCCAAAATCAAGGCCCGCCTCGAATCCAGCCGGCCCGAAGAACACCCCACCGCCCGCCGCAAACACCCCAGCACCCCCTGGCACCAAGCCGCCGACGCCCTCGACATGCTCCACACCGATCTGGCCGACGACACCCACGCCCAGGCCCACATCACCGCCCTTGGCGAACTCCTGGAAGCTACCGCCCAGAAGGTACCTGCCCCTCTGCGCGCCGAACTCCAGGCCGCTTCCAAGGCGTTCGCCCGGGCCCAGCGTTCCCAGGTCCGGGCCGAGGACCGTGCCGCCCTCGCCCTGCGCGGCGCGGCGCGCGACATCGTCCACACCGCCACCGGCCCGGACGGCAGCGCCCTGGCCGCTCTGGTCGCAGCCCTCGTCTGGGCCACCATCGTCGCCGCGCGCTGGCACGAAGCGAAGCACCACGCCCACCAGGCCGACGCCGCCCGCCAGGCCGTCCAGCACCTCCAGACAGCCGCCGACCTGGCCCTCGCCCCGACGCTCGCCGAACTCACCGCCCGACCGCCCAGGGATGAAGCCAGCCGCATTCTGGCTGGCGACGTACGGGCAGCCGTCCCCGACCACGCTGAGCGCATCCTCACCGACCCGGCCTGGCCCGCGCTCGCCACCGTCCTCGCCGACGCGGAAGCCCGCGGCCACCAACCCCACCAACTCCTTCGGGAAGCCGCGGCTCAGCGCGAGTTGACCACCGCCCTCCAACCCGCCCGCGTGCTCATCACCCGCATCCAGCACACCGGCCGCAACCCGGCACCCAATCGGCGAGCCGAAGCCGCCCGTCGCCGCTCCACCCTCGCAGCCTCGGTCCGCGTCCGGCAGAGCCACGACGGTCAGTTTCCGTCGGCTGCTACGACGCCTACCGAACAGCAGCGCCGACAGCGCCGATAG
- a CDS encoding MobC family plasmid mobilization relaxosome protein, translating into MAETAQHQGAPGQGVGAEGGSDEDMLHTLQCETLRRVRAVDIAESVGGEPVVKSVQPTIRRFTGTKRVVRVGPLRFTGDEHTRLQETAAEHGYRGDSGFAADIVLAFITGHFTANLPLSEDRRRTHVFRAQVLRQLNRIGVNVNQIARALNSDHTPPDIRQRLTELHQLLELIAEALRQPADPETEAAA; encoded by the coding sequence GTGGCGGAGACGGCCCAGCACCAGGGGGCGCCAGGCCAGGGCGTCGGGGCCGAGGGCGGCTCCGACGAGGACATGCTCCACACCCTCCAGTGCGAGACTCTGCGCCGCGTACGTGCCGTCGACATCGCCGAGAGCGTCGGCGGTGAGCCTGTCGTGAAGAGCGTGCAGCCCACGATCCGCCGTTTCACCGGCACCAAGCGCGTCGTTCGCGTCGGCCCGCTGCGCTTCACCGGCGACGAGCACACCCGCCTCCAGGAGACTGCCGCCGAGCACGGCTACAGGGGTGACTCGGGCTTCGCCGCCGACATCGTCCTCGCCTTCATCACCGGCCACTTCACCGCCAACCTGCCCCTGTCCGAGGACCGCCGCCGCACCCACGTCTTCCGCGCCCAGGTCCTGCGCCAGCTCAACCGGATCGGCGTCAACGTCAACCAGATCGCCCGCGCCCTCAACAGCGACCACACCCCACCCGACATCCGCCAGCGCCTGACCGAACTCCACCAGTTGCTGGAGCTGATCGCCGAAGCCCTGCGCCAGCCCGCCGACCCGGAGACGGAGGCAGCCGCGTGA
- a CDS encoding DUF2637 domain-containing protein: MSRRRDRPPRGDQPGEKQPAKAKLSAEQYVLRAAGIVIVALTAGAFWLSYAHLAEVAAQHGLRDSPIRRWAWPATLDAFIVAGELLMLRAGLRRVTDPWAIGVTAIGSFGSIGLNVAGVTGTRDVGSVSLLDYVVAAVPPAAAMVAFGVLMRQIHELVAQPDVDQSGPDSVQVPEPSVTTSVHLAEAPAIAVGRSGEVPAGRFGPAELLTEPVQAAGLSAAVSVQSPKPPASAAAGKVRGGRPPGAPLEELVEIGRAAAAEQGKLTRAVVRTAVEDKGLTVGSKRLTEVMNLLRAEPDAAAETHRSSG; this comes from the coding sequence CGGTGAGAAGCAACCAGCGAAGGCGAAGCTCTCCGCGGAGCAGTACGTGCTCCGCGCGGCCGGCATCGTCATCGTGGCCCTTACCGCCGGTGCGTTCTGGCTCTCCTACGCCCACCTGGCCGAGGTCGCCGCCCAGCACGGACTCCGCGACTCTCCGATCCGCCGATGGGCGTGGCCCGCGACGCTGGACGCGTTCATCGTCGCGGGCGAACTCCTCATGCTCCGCGCGGGCCTGCGCCGCGTCACCGACCCGTGGGCCATCGGCGTCACCGCCATCGGATCATTCGGCTCCATCGGGCTCAACGTGGCCGGGGTGACCGGCACGCGCGACGTCGGCAGCGTCTCATTGCTCGACTACGTGGTCGCCGCGGTTCCCCCGGCCGCCGCGATGGTGGCCTTCGGCGTGCTGATGCGGCAGATCCACGAACTCGTCGCACAGCCTGATGTCGACCAATCGGGCCCCGATTCGGTGCAGGTGCCGGAACCGTCGGTCACCACATCCGTCCACCTCGCCGAGGCGCCGGCCATCGCGGTCGGCCGGTCCGGCGAGGTTCCGGCCGGGCGCTTCGGGCCTGCCGAGCTATTGACTGAGCCCGTCCAGGCCGCTGGGCTGTCGGCCGCTGTATCCGTCCAGTCTCCGAAACCGCCCGCCTCCGCCGCGGCGGGCAAGGTGCGCGGTGGCCGTCCGCCCGGGGCTCCCCTTGAGGAACTCGTGGAGATCGGCCGGGCCGCTGCCGCTGAGCAGGGCAAGCTCACCCGGGCCGTAGTCCGGACGGCGGTCGAGGACAAAGGGCTGACGGTCGGCAGCAAGCGGCTGACCGAGGTGATGAACCTCCTCCGGGCCGAACCCGATGCCGCAGCCGAGACCCATCGGTCCAGCGGCTGA